A portion of the Deinococcus apachensis DSM 19763 genome contains these proteins:
- a CDS encoding GbsR/MarR family transcriptional regulator, translated as MEERSLFIERTGVRLEFMGIPRVAGRVLGALLTAPTQGHTAGELAALLSASRAGISTGITYLTRVGLIERAPRPGERADRFRMRPHAWATLMEQGNRKLATLHDLAVEGQRILPTGADSGPLREMEEFYALWLRLFPEILTRWHTAEREGTGGEG; from the coding sequence ATGGAGGAGCGCAGCCTCTTCATTGAGCGGACGGGGGTGAGGCTGGAGTTCATGGGCATCCCCCGGGTCGCGGGCCGGGTGCTGGGCGCCCTGCTGACCGCGCCCACCCAGGGGCACACGGCGGGTGAGCTGGCCGCGCTGCTCAGCGCGAGCCGGGCGGGCATCAGCACGGGCATCACGTACCTGACGCGGGTCGGGCTGATTGAGCGGGCGCCGCGGCCGGGGGAACGGGCCGACCGCTTCCGCATGAGACCCCACGCCTGGGCCACCCTGATGGAGCAGGGCAACCGCAAGCTCGCCACCCTGCACGACCTCGCCGTGGAGGGGCAGCGCATCCTCCCGACCGGCGCCGACTCCGGGCCGCTGCGGGAGATGGAGGAGTTCTACGCCCTGTGGCTGCGGCTTTTTCCCGAAATTCTGACGCGCTGGCATACGGCCGAGCGGGAGGGCACGGGAGGCGAAGGATGA
- a CDS encoding ABC transporter ATP-binding protein, protein MNALDIRGLSKLYGGGRGLHPLDLEVPPGEIYGFLGPNGAGKTTTLRTLLGFLRPTSGEARIFGRDVWRERVEVHRRLGYLPGEVHLGRDLTARELMDRSSRLRGGADLGYAREVAGRLDLELNRRLGTLSKGNRQKVGLLLALMHRPDLLLLDEPTDGLDPLAQETVLDLLREARAEGRTVFLSSHVLSEVERVADRVGLIRQGRLVRSERLADLKASLPQRVHVQFGRPPRTNLAALPGMSGGVVNGLDFQGTWRGGPDALVRALAAESLTALSLQDATLEEAFLGEYSRGAAEREGVHVA, encoded by the coding sequence ATGAACGCACTCGACATTCGTGGGCTGAGCAAGCTGTACGGCGGGGGCCGGGGTTTGCACCCCCTGGACCTGGAAGTGCCGCCGGGCGAGATCTACGGCTTCCTGGGGCCGAACGGGGCGGGCAAGACGACCACCCTCCGCACGCTACTGGGCTTTCTGAGGCCGACCTCCGGCGAGGCGCGCATCTTCGGGCGGGACGTGTGGCGCGAGCGGGTGGAGGTCCACCGCCGGTTGGGCTACCTGCCGGGCGAGGTCCACCTGGGCCGCGATCTGACGGCCCGGGAGCTGATGGACCGCAGCTCCCGGCTGCGCGGTGGAGCGGACCTGGGCTACGCGCGGGAGGTCGCCGGGCGCCTCGACCTGGAGCTGAACCGGCGCCTGGGAACGCTGAGCAAGGGCAACCGGCAGAAGGTAGGCCTGCTCCTCGCCCTGATGCACCGCCCCGACCTGCTGCTCCTCGACGAGCCGACGGACGGGCTGGATCCCCTCGCCCAGGAGACGGTGCTCGACCTGCTGCGCGAGGCCCGCGCGGAGGGCCGCACTGTCTTCCTCTCCAGCCATGTGCTGAGCGAGGTCGAGCGGGTCGCCGACCGGGTGGGCTTGATCCGGCAGGGGCGGCTGGTGCGGAGCGAGCGCCTGGCGGACCTCAAGGCCAGCCTGCCACAGCGGGTCCATGTGCAGTTTGGCCGACCCCCTCGCACGAACCTGGCGGCCCTGCCCGGCATGTCGGGCGGAGTGGTGAACGGGCTGGACTTCCAGGGCACCTGGCGCGGGGGACCGGACGCCCTGGTCCGCGCACTCGCGGCGGAATCCCTGACGGCCCTGAGCCTTCAGGACGCCACGCTGGAGGAGGCGTTCCTGGGCGAGTACAGCCGCGGCGCGGCAGAACGGGAGGGAGTCCATGTGGCTTGA